AGCGGAGGCAGGAGGAAGCCCGGGCGCAGCAGGTATCCCACCCCGGCCTCGCGCGGGACATGCGCCCCATGCTGCCAGAAAATGGCGGGAGCCGGACATCCCCCAGGAGCCCTGGCCCGCTGGGGGATAGGCGTTCGCCACAGATGGCGGTCAGTCGCTGACCGCCCGCACGAGCCGGATGCCGACCCAGACCAGCCCCGCGGCCCCGACCATCGAGCCCAAGGTGACCCCCGGGTGGTCAGCCAGGGACCCGAGCTGAAGCCCTGTCACGGCGCAGAGCACGAACAAGGGAATCCCCGGGAGGCCCAACAGCACGAGCCATCCCCACCCCAGCCGCTGGGAGTTGGCCTGCGATGTCACCACCAGTCCCACGATGATCAGCAGGTACGCGGGAGGCAGCAGCAGCCGCCCAATCAGTGGGGTCGGGTCACTCGCGTAAGCGTCCCAAGGAAGAAGACCGAGCGCGAGCAGAAGCGCCCACGGGAACGAACCTCCCCTGCGCGCGGACGAAGTGGCCGATGCGGTGTTCATGGGCGCATTGTCAACGCGCCCCCTGCACATGCAACGGCAATCTCTTCCACCGGCTGTTCTGGCGCTCACGGGCGCGGCGCAAGTCGCGGAGCAGCGGCACCTCGGGGCGGTAGAGCGCGAGGACACCAGCGACAGCCGAAGCTCGGGGCCGGTGGATACGGCGGGGTCATACCGACAAACCGGCTTTGGGAAGCCGCAGGTGGAAGGTCGTGCCCTGCCCCTCGGTGCTCTCCACCCAGAGAGATCCTCCATGGGCATGGACGATCTGCCGCGCAATCCACAGCCCCAGCCCGAGACCCCCGTAGTGTCTCTCCGGCACGGCCCGCTCGAACCGCTCGAAGATCCGGGACTGGGCCTCAGGGGAGATGCCGATGCCCTGATCTCTCACGTCCAGCATCGCCAGCTCCGCGTCGGCATCCACCTTCACCTCGATGGGTTTGCCCTCGCCGAACTTGATGGCGTTGGATAGGAGGTTGAGGAGGACCTGCTCCAATCGCGACGTGTCCCACCACCCCTCCACCGGCCCTCGCGTTTCCAGAACGAGCTTCGATCCCAACCGGGCCGCCCTGGCCTCCTCCCGCCTCACCACCTCCCGCGCGAGCTCCGCCAGGTCGACCCGCTCCAGGTTCAGCTCGGGCCCGCGGGTGGCGAGCTGGGAGACGTCCAGGAGCTCGTTGATGAGCGCTCCCAACCTCCTGGCCTGCTGCTCCGCGAGGCCCAGATGGGTGAGCTCCCGGCCATACCGGGTGCTGACGAGCTCCTGGTGACGCAAGCCGCGCAGGCCCTGTTGGAGGGAAAGCTGGAGCGAGGTCAGCGGGGTCTTCAGCTCATGGGAGGCCACTGAGAGGAAGACATCACGGGCCCGGATCGCCTCCTGGGCCTCCCGGTAGAGTCGGTTCCGTTCCTCCTCGGCCCGCTTGTGCTCGGTGATGTCCTGGAGCACGGAAATGAAACACTCGATCCGGCCGGCCGGATTGTGCATCGCGACCGAGGAGAGGTTGGCCCAGACCACGGCTCCATCCTTGCGGATGTAGCGCTTCTCCCACCTCCTGGAGGGCGTTCCGGGCTCCTCCAGCAGTTGCCGCTGGGCCAGACTGGCAGGCAGATCCTCGGGGTAGGTGATGCCAGCCCAGGTCAGCTCCCGGAGCTCTTCGGCGGTGTAGCCAAGGATGTCGCACAGCTTCGGGTTGACCAGCACGAACCGCCCTTCTCGCGACACCTGGGCGATGCCGACGCCGGCCTGCTCGAAGATGATCCGGAACCGCTCTTCACTCTCCCGCAGCGAGTCCTCCGCGCGTTGTCGTTCCGCGAGCAGTCGGGCGAAGGAGCGCGCCAGCCGGCCGATCTCATCCCCGCGCTCCAGGTCGATGCGAGCCTGCTTCCCAGCCAGGAGGGACTCGGCATATTGCTGAAGGTCGCTCAAGGGCCGGATGAGCAACCTGGCGAGCCCTCCGGCGCACAGCAACGCGAGGACGAGCTCGATGCTCAAGAGCAGGGACGGAAGGCTCATTTCCGTGGACTTCAGACCGCCGTGCCGGGCGATCTCCGTCGAGGACAGGGCAATCACCGGGAGCAGCCCGACGAGGGACAGCCCGAGGAGCAGCTTGAGCCGGATGGGCATGTTCTCGAACCGCCGCAACACACCCGACCAGGAGGAGCGAGCGCGATGCTTGAAGCCCGCGAGTGGGTGCTCCTCTCTCATGGCCAGCGGTCACGGACCAGGAGATCCGCCTCCTCCCATAGAGGCGTGAGCACCCGGAGTGTTGGCACTCCCAAGAGCAGAGCGGCGAGCGTGTTGGACATGGCCCAGGTGCCTGCCAGCCGAGGGAACTCCCGGAGGAAGTCCACCTCTCCGAAGGCCCCCAATGCCGCTACGCCCAACACGGCTCCAACAGTGCTCGGCACGACAGCCCCCCAGAGACCATAGAAGGCCAGCCCCCTCCACCCCGGGATGCGAGGTGACATGTGGAAGCGGTGAAAGGCCAGCGCGGGGATGAGCCCCTGGGCGATGTTGGCGGGGATGAAGCCGATGACGGTCGCCGTGCCGCCTCCGGCGAGCAGGTTGTTGAAGATGGGGAATATGGCACCCGCCAGCACCCCCCAGCCTCCGAACCAGATGCCGCCAGCGACCTGCACCACCATGCCTGGCCAGAATTGGCTGATGCCAGAGCCGATGGGCAGTGAGAACGTGCCCAGGGTTCCGAGAAGAGTGCCCGCCAGGATCAGCCCCAGCGTGATGGCGAGGAACCTCGTTTTCATCGCACCCGTAGTGATGGGGACCCCCCGCGAGGATTCCAATCGACCCCCGTGAAGGAGCCTTGCGGAGCGACCCGATGGGCAAGCGGTCCGCCGACGTGCCTGTCCCCCATACCCTTCCCCTGCGCAGGCGACCGGTCGCCTTGGGCTCCGAGAGAGAGTGCATCCCTCAGCCGTGCGTCACTCCCACAGCGCCTGCTGCGGTGGCCCCTTGGCAGGTGCCTGGTCGGCTCTACCCCCGCTTGGGGGAGCAGAAATGGCTGGAGTTTCGCGCCCGGAGCGAAGATGCCGTGGAATCTCGTGAGGTTTGCTCGTACAAGATGAAACGAACTGCGGGTGCGCGAGGAGCGAATCGCTGAGATGCACCTCGCGCTCCTCCGTCTCGGATGCTGCCTCATCCTCTACCGAGAGTTGGAGCGCCACTTGCGAGATGGGCCCTGAGCAGGCAGGGCATGTTACCTGCCCTCTCTGGTCCATTTTTGAAACGAGTTCTTATCTGCCGGCTTCAGCAGTACCGAGGAGCGCGAAGACATCCACGGCCAGAAGGTCTGGTACCTGGCCAACTACTTCTGGTCATTGGAATGCCGCCGCTTCGTCGTCGACCCGGTGGACGAGGCGGCCCGCCGCTGAGCCAATGGGGTTGTCGCGAGAAGCCGGTGGAAATCATCGCATTCTTGGAAAACGACTCTCCTCCTCTCATCAGGGCCGCTGCGCGCCCCTGGGCTCCGCCCGATTCGCAACGGACACGCTATTGAAATGCCGTTGCTGATGCATTGACGCTTCCTTCGGGAATGGAGAATCCTCTAGACCTCAACTGGAGGAACGCAATGCTGCGAGACATGTTGCTCAAGAGCCTGGGGTTCGTTGCGGTCATCGCGCTGGTGGGCTGTGGCGGCCCGGTGGACGAGGCCACGGAGTCCCACCTGACCAGCCAGGAGCAGGAGCTGTTGCCCATGTGCAAGGTGGATGAGCCCCAGCCCTGTCCGGATGGGTACTACTGTGACGGCAAGACGTGCCGTCCGAACCTCTGAGCTGAACCTACGGAGTGGAGGCGGCGGGACTCGAACCCGCCGCTTCGTCACGCTTCGAGCTACGGCCTGGCGAGGAGCTCGAACTCGGCGAGCGACGTGCCCGCCGCGCCAGTCAGCTCGAGACGGTAGTACGTGTAGGAGCCAGGGCTCGCGACCTTGAAGGCGCGCGTCTGCGTGCGCCAACGGAACGTCTGGGCGCTGCGCTGATCAAGGGTCGTGAAGGTCACTCCATCGTTCGAGCCGCTCAGCGTCCAGCCGGTCGGGTCTGCCTCGGTGGTGCTCGACGTCAGCGTGTAGAAGGTGACCTGCTGCGCGCCCGATGCGAAGTGGTACAGCACCTTGGGGTTCTCCCCGGTGAAGCTCACGCTCGTGGCCGAGGTGTCGTCGAAGAGCGCGCTCGTATTCGTGCCGTCACTCGACGTGGCCTCGCCGCCCTTCGCGGTATCGCGCAGTGGCCGCGGGACATCGCCATCGGTGGTGATCGAGGGCGGTGCGTCCCCGGCGCCGGTCCCCCACGCGGAGGGCGAAGGGCCCATGTCGAAGTCGAGCGTGGCGCCAGCGGTGAGCAGCGCATGCGGCAGCCAGGTCTTCGTATACGCCTGCCCATTGACCTTCAGCGCCTGCACGTAGACGTTCCTCGGGCTGTTGTTCGGCGCGTTGATCGTGATGTCCTTGCCGTTCTCGAGGTGGATGATCGCCCGCGTGAAGAGCGGTGAGCCGATGGCGTAGTTCTCGCTCCCCACCCCGAGCGGATAGAAGCCGAGCGCACTGAAGAGCTGCCACGCCGACATCGCGCCGTTGTCCTCATCGCCGATGTAGCCCTGGCCGATGTTGCTCCCGACCCAGAGGCGCGCGAGCGCGTCACGCACCTTCTCCTGCGTCTTCGCCGGCTGCCCGGCGTGGAGGTACATGTACGGGATGTGGAACGAGGGCTGGTTGCTCAGGCCAAGCTGGCCCATGCGCACATCTCGCGCCTCGCGCATCTCGTGGATCACTCCGCCGTAGGAGCCGCCGAGGCTCGCGGTCTCCGGCGTGGCGAAGAACTGGTCGAGCTTCATGCCGAGCTGCGCCCTGCCACCGTACAGGTTGGCCAGGCCGAGGCCATCGTACGGCGCGTCGAAGGTGGTGTTCCAGCCGTTGGTCTCGGTGTAGTCGTGGCCCCAGATGCGCGGGTCGTACTCGTCCGCCGGCGTCGCGAACACGCCCCCCTCCGTCTTGCCCTGGAAGAACTGGATCGACGGGTCGAACAGGTTCACGTAGTTCCGCGCGCGATCGAGGAAGTACTCCGCGTTCTCGACGTACTCCTGGTGACGCGGGTTGCTCGTGTCCGAGGCCAGCGCGCTCGCCATGTTCGCGATGCCGAAGTCGTTCAGATAGCCGGCCATCGCCCACGACAGGCCGTAGCCAGTCGAGGTCGGCGTATAGCCGAGGAAGATCGACGACTCGAGCCCCTTGCGCCCGACGCCACTGTTGGTCGGCAGGACCATCGCGTTGCGCAGGGCCGCGTCGTAGATCGCCTCCGCGTCGAAGTTCCGGACGCCCTTCACGTAGGCGTCGGCGAAGGCGACATCGGAGCTCGTGCCGGTCATGAGATCGGCATAGCCGGGCGAGGACCAGCGCGCGATCCAGCCGCCTTCCTTGTAGTGCTGCGCGAAGCCGTCGATCAGCTCGCCCGCGGTACCCGGCGTGAACAGTGCATAGGCCGGCCAGGTCGCCCGGTAGGTGTCCCAGAAGCCATTGTTCACGTAGATCTTGCCGCTCACGACCTTGGCGCCCGTCTGCGTGGGCGTGCTGTTGCCGACCGGCGCCGCCACCGGGCTCGCGTGCGCGTAGACGGGCGCGTCCGCCGTGCCGGTGTTCTCGAATCCCGAGTTCGGATAGAGGAACAGCCGATACAGGTTGGAATAGATCGTGGTGAGCTGATCCTCATTGGCGCCCTGGACCTCGATGATGCCGAGCTTCTTGTCCCAGAGCTTCCGCGCGCGCGCCTTCACGTCGTCGAAGCCGTCGGCGTCCGCGATCTCGAGCGCGAGGTTCTTCCTGGCCTGCTCGACGCTGATGAGAGAGGTGGCGATGCGCATGGTCACGGTGCGGTCGTCCGCCGGGACGGTGAAGCGGAAGTAGCCGGTCACGTTCGCGCCCCCACCGTCGGGGAGCATGCCGCTCGCGGCCACCGGCCTGTCGAACGTGGCGTAGATGAAGATCCGCGTGGCCCCCACCGAGAACCCGCTGCGCGCGTCGGAGTAGCCCGTCACCACACGCGCGGCGGCGTCGAGGGTGAGCCCACCGTTGTTGTTGATGTTGTCGAAGATGAGGCTCGCGTCGTCGCCGGGGAACGTGAAGCGGAAGACAGCGGCGTGATCGGTGGGCGTCAGCTCGGCCCGGATGCCGTTGTCGAACTTCACGCCGTAGTAGTAGGGCCGTGCGAGCTCGTTCTCGTGCTGGAACGAGAGGCCGCGCGCGGTGCGGCCTGCGTTCGGCGCGTCCTTGGCCGCCGAAGGCATGACCTGGAAGCTCTGACGGTCACCCATCCACGGGCTCGGCTGGTGGCTCAGGGAGAGCGCCTGGAGCACCGGGTGGTTGTTCGCGTCGTTGCGGCGGTGGTACTCGTAGATCCAGCTCGTCGAGCCCGCGTTCGTCACCGGGGTCCAGAAGTTGAAACCATGCGGGACCGCCGTCGCGGGGAAGTTGTTGCCGCGCGAATAGCCGCCACTCGAGTTGGTGCCGCGCAGGGTGGTCACGTAATCCGACAGGTGCTCGGGCGTCGTGTGAACGGGCCTGCCCGTGATCCGCACGTCGTCGATCCAGCCGCCGAAGACGGAAACCGGCCCCCGCGGTTGGTCGTAGCCGATCAGGATGCGCTTGATCCTCTTGCCGGCGGCGACGTCACCGATGCGTGCGACCTTGTAGTTCCACTCGCCGGGGTAGAGCGTACGCGACGCCCCCTGCCCCGCCGGGCTCAGCACCGCGTGGTGCTGGTCGACGGCGTTCAGCTCGCTCAGGTAGGTGCCGTCGTCGAAGGCGAGATCGAGCGCCGCGTAGGTGCTCGGGTAGGAGGAGTCGTTCGTCGCCTCGTCGACGAAGATCAGATACGACAGCTCCGTCGTCGGCGTGACCCGCACGTCGACGTCGAAGATCTTGTTGTAGGAGTAGCCACGGCCGTTCGCCGTGACCGCACCCGCGAAGCGGAATGCGTGCGTGCCGGTGAACCCAGCACCGAGTTTGGCGTTCCACGAGGCGCCAGGGCCGCTGCCCACGACGCTCTTCATGTCGGTCACCGGCGGAGGCGTGTCGTCACCATTGGAGAGCTGGAGCTCGGCGATCTGCAGGAGGCCTCCGCTGTGGTTGGCGGTGACGTTGAGCCGGTAATAGCGATAGGGGGTGGTGTTGGTGAACTCGTAGGTGTTGGTCTCGAAGCGGGCGG
This is a stretch of genomic DNA from Archangium violaceum. It encodes these proteins:
- a CDS encoding GH92 family glycosyl hydrolase, whose protein sequence is MTARTLYLTLLLATVDVSIIGCGPSPSPEADAGIEADAGIETDAGIDAGDIPDASTDGGAPDTPLDFHSSFEDTDPQPTWISTVETDTKGQKKSSGVTGQPDTRIRGNIMDQVTEVFASGENAPDEIATKLIDGELTSKWLVFTSTGWVFCKLAQPIAVKRYAISSANDAPERDPAAWRLEGSQNGTSWTVLDQRSNESFSARFETNTYEFTNTTPYRYYRLNVTANHSGGLLQIAELQLSNGDDTPPPVTDMKSVVGSGPGASWNAKLGAGFTGTHAFRFAGAVTANGRGYSYNKIFDVDVRVTPTTELSYLIFVDEATNDSSYPSTYAALDLAFDDGTYLSELNAVDQHHAVLSPAGQGASRTLYPGEWNYKVARIGDVAAGKRIKRILIGYDQPRGPVSVFGGWIDDVRITGRPVHTTPEHLSDYVTTLRGTNSSGGYSRGNNFPATAVPHGFNFWTPVTNAGSTSWIYEYHRRNDANNHPVLQALSLSHQPSPWMGDRQSFQVMPSAAKDAPNAGRTARGLSFQHENELARPYYYGVKFDNGIRAELTPTDHAAVFRFTFPGDDASLIFDNINNNGGLTLDAAARVVTGYSDARSGFSVGATRIFIYATFDRPVAASGMLPDGGGANVTGYFRFTVPADDRTVTMRIATSLISVEQARKNLALEIADADGFDDVKARARKLWDKKLGIIEVQGANEDQLTTIYSNLYRLFLYPNSGFENTGTADAPVYAHASPVAAPVGNSTPTQTGAKVVSGKIYVNNGFWDTYRATWPAYALFTPGTAGELIDGFAQHYKEGGWIARWSSPGYADLMTGTSSDVAFADAYVKGVRNFDAEAIYDAALRNAMVLPTNSGVGRKGLESSIFLGYTPTSTGYGLSWAMAGYLNDFGIANMASALASDTSNPRHQEYVENAEYFLDRARNYVNLFDPSIQFFQGKTEGGVFATPADEYDPRIWGHDYTETNGWNTTFDAPYDGLGLANLYGGRAQLGMKLDQFFATPETASLGGSYGGVIHEMREARDVRMGQLGLSNQPSFHIPYMYLHAGQPAKTQEKVRDALARLWVGSNIGQGYIGDEDNGAMSAWQLFSALGFYPLGVGSENYAIGSPLFTRAIIHLENGKDITINAPNNSPRNVYVQALKVNGQAYTKTWLPHALLTAGATLDFDMGPSPSAWGTGAGDAPPSITTDGDVPRPLRDTAKGGEATSSDGTNTSALFDDTSATSVSFTGENPKVLYHFASGAQQVTFYTLTSSTTEADPTGWTLSGSNDGVTFTTLDQRSAQTFRWRTQTRAFKVASPGSYTYYRLELTGAAGTSLAEFELLARP
- a CDS encoding sensor histidine kinase; amino-acid sequence: MREEHPLAGFKHRARSSWSGVLRRFENMPIRLKLLLGLSLVGLLPVIALSSTEIARHGGLKSTEMSLPSLLLSIELVLALLCAGGLARLLIRPLSDLQQYAESLLAGKQARIDLERGDEIGRLARSFARLLAERQRAEDSLRESEERFRIIFEQAGVGIAQVSREGRFVLVNPKLCDILGYTAEELRELTWAGITYPEDLPASLAQRQLLEEPGTPSRRWEKRYIRKDGAVVWANLSSVAMHNPAGRIECFISVLQDITEHKRAEEERNRLYREAQEAIRARDVFLSVASHELKTPLTSLQLSLQQGLRGLRHQELVSTRYGRELTHLGLAEQQARRLGALINELLDVSQLATRGPELNLERVDLAELAREVVRREEARAARLGSKLVLETRGPVEGWWDTSRLEQVLLNLLSNAIKFGEGKPIEVKVDADAELAMLDVRDQGIGISPEAQSRIFERFERAVPERHYGGLGLGLWIARQIVHAHGGSLWVESTEGQGTTFHLRLPKAGLSV